The Saccopteryx leptura isolate mSacLep1 chromosome 5, mSacLep1_pri_phased_curated, whole genome shotgun sequence nucleotide sequence GCTCCTTCCCACTGCGCAGCACTCGCGCGCATGCGTACTGAGAGGGAAGCTCATCAACTTAAGTCTCAGAGGGACCACAGCAAAGAGCACTGCCTGGTGACATGTACTGAACACAAAGCAACCTGTTGGTTAATTCCTGGCCCATACAGACTGTGTGAGATAAAATTGTGTAAGCTGCTACACTTAGGATTTATTTGTTATGGAGCAATAGATGACTGATATACtgactcttatttttattttttatttttttacagagacagaaagagagagtcagagagagggatagacagggacagacagacaggaacggagagagatgagaagcatcaatcattagttttttgttgtgacaccttagttgttcattgattgctttctcatatgtgccttgaccgtggggctacagcagaccgagcaaccccttgctcaaggcagcaatcttgagtccaagctggtgagcttttgctcaaaccagatgagcccgcgctcaagcaggcaaccttgggacctcgaacctgggtcctccgcatcccagtccgacgctctatccactgcgccactgcctggtcaggctactgacAAAATTTAATTCCCATTTTTAAGCAAAATTGTTCGTtctcttatataaatatatcctgAGGTATTTGGCATGATATTCAGATAAGAGGAATGACAGTCACTTCTAGGAGGTGCACTTCAGGTcatttttttggtccttttttatatttttgaattactTTGTGTGACAAGCATGTACcattaaagttaaaaacaaagcaaggaCTGAGCGGCCGGGCCTGGGCACAGAGCGTGTCATCACCGGGCGCAGAGCGCTGCATGCTCACAGGAAGCAGGCGCACCACTCCTTCAGGCAGTTGGAGCTCTCCTGGGCCTCACACTCCATGGCGCCGCAGCAACACATGAGCCACCTCTGAAACTCCACTTCGTTCTTGTGCATCAGAAGGAACTGTCCCAGCAGCATGTAGGCCTGTGGGGAAAGGATGGGGCCGGGAGGAAGATGGGAAAGGCTGTAACAAACCTGCTCCGATGTGCTCTTCCTCCCCCAACAGGAGGACCCGCCTGAACATCGAAGGAGGAGCAGATGAGATTCGAGGGGCACTAGCGGTCCCCAAAACTCTTGAGGGGGTGATGGGGGTTTGGGAACAGGCCCTAGGTTAAATGTCCATCCCTTGGGGCAGGGTTGAAGGCTGTCCAGTCTAGGATGAACCAGAGCCTGACCTTCTCAACCTTAACAAGCACATGAATCACCTGGAATCTTGTTGAAAGGCAGGTTCTGACTCAGCAAGTCGGGGTGGGACCTGAGAGCCTGCATTTCTAACATGCTCCTGGCTACTGGTCATCCAAGGACAACATTTTGAGTAGCAAGGGCCTAGAATTCGTCGGATGCTCCCTTCAGGCCTCTGATCTTGTATCTGAtcttgtatttctctctctctctctctctcttacacacacacacacacacacacacacacacacacacacacacacacagctagagATCTCCACTCTGCTGTTTTCTCAATTATTCTAGCAAAGAGTTTCTAGCCTTTGGCACGTTAACGTTTTGGATAATCTGTGTTGGGAAAGAGGGTGGgcatcctgtgcattgtaggaagttgagcagcatccctggcctctacccacaaTGCCAGGAGCACACCCTTACTCCCCCCAAGTTATGACACTCATAAccatctccagacattgccaaatgtcctctCAGAGATAAAAATCTCCTTTGATTTAGGGCCATTACACACGGGACTAGCAGATGAAGGGCATCTTAGCATCATCCATTGGCTTCGACATGAGAACCTGCAgaacctgggcctcagtttctgcatcttttgaagGCACATATGATGCGCTGTCCCATCCTGCAAATGGAATTGAGTTCGCTGTCAGAGCATTAGAATagtggaaattcctttttcatcCTGGATACATAGCCCTGTGGGTGGAGAAGGCATAAACCACACCCATCTTTCCCATATGAAGAGTCTCTGAGGATGCAAAACACGTGTAAAATAgattcccagcctgaccaggcagtggctcagtggatagagcgttggactgagatgcggaggacccaggtttgaaaccccgaggtcattggcatgagcgtggaatcatagacacgatcccttggtcgctggctttgagtgcaaaggttgctggtttgaagcccaaggtcgctgacttgagcaaggggtcgcttgctctgctgcagcccttagtaaaggcacatatgagaaagtaatcaatgaacaactaaggagactaaggagcctcaacaaagagttggtgcttctcacctctctcccttcctgtctctctgtccctatctgtccctctctctgtctctctctctgtctctgtcacaaaaaaaaagaaaaagaaaaatagattccCAGATTCCTAGTCCACAGCATTCTTAGTTTCCTAATGGCCTTCCCCCACagtgtttcatttcttctttaccGTTTTAATCCCACTCTGACTGATGAGCGGCAAGGACCACAAGGAGAGAGACATCCAAGACCCTGTGACCACTCATTGGCCCAGCCACCACACAGCGCAGCCTGGAGATTTAAGGTCACATGACATGCCCATCTCTCAGAGTGGTCTGGGGCTCTCTAGCCTGGAATGGACGAGAACCAGGGTCCACACCTCCAGTTCGGGGCCCTCTCCAGGAAAACCTTCTGCCGTCTCTTTACTTTCAGTTCCATAAAACAAAACGAATTTCATCTTGACCAAagggaacatatttttaaaaagagaaattaaataaaagctGAATCCAAGTTGTAAACTGTACCTGAGCAtcggagttttttttgtttgtttgtttctttgtttgtttttttagagtcATGGTTCATTTCTCTCttcaatgaaaagagaaaaggccAGGATTTCATGGACATTTAAAACTGCTATTTTAATCATCCTAAAACACAGTAAAGTTGCTTAGAATGATCTCATTTTACTTTGTAAGAATTCTCAAATTTTCAGTAGTAGATTTTACTGAAATGTTTTTAACTGAATgtgtaaaaaagttaaaatttattgaatgtTAACTGAGATGATTGCTGCAGTGGGTGTGGAGGGGCAGACATAAACACAACAGGATCAAGAACCACAGAGCTTTATCCAAGGAGAGAGAACGTGGATGATGACGATGGATGAGGATGAGAGCAATGGGCACTTCTCAGTGCCTCTGGTAGAGTCCAGGCCCTGGCGCATTTAATCCTGATCCGTCCCATTCTCCAAATAGACTCACAAGGAATCCGAAGGACAAGACTCCTGTTTTCTTCAGTCCCATTTCTGCATATCCCAACTGTCCACAGTCTGGCCAGGTATCTATGGGCTGTCCTTTTGGAGGTCTTGCTGCTGGTATCTGCTGGCCTTCATGTCTCACCAGGCTCAGCAGCCAGGAAGCCAGGGAGTGCCCGGTATGAGGGGCCAGAGGCAAACTCCTTTGGGATCCGCAGGAATGCTATAGGAAGAAGGGCCTTGCCTTGCAGCCTCCAGAGCCAAGTTGCAACCTGACGCTCCCTTCTCCATTTTCTCCCTAGTCTCACCCTGCTACCTCCATCGGTGGGAGGGAAAGTTAGCTTGTTTCACCCTGCTCCCAAGGGAAGTCGGAGTTGTGGGCTCCCATCATGGCTCTGCCAGAAGTCTTCTCGGTTTCTCTGATGGTCCAGAAAGCCAGTCCCTAACCCTGGAGAAGAGagactgcctgcctccctccttgGGCCAAGGCTGAGAAAAATCAGGCTGTAAGAATGGTGACGTAGAAACACAGAAGTCCTGGGCAGATGTTCCGACGCTCCCACCACCTTGGACAGTGGCCCAGCAAAGCTGAGGACGCTCATTCTTGTCTGTGACAGCCATACCCACATGGCAGGATGGTGACCCAAGGGCACACTTCCCCTCAACTCCAAGTTCAAACTAAGTCTGGACCATCCTCTAGTTTGCTGTGTCCAACTTCTTGCTAAACAGGAGCAATATTTGTATCTGCACCAGAGCTGGGTTCCTTTGTGTGTGACTCGCAGTCACACCGGGCCTTGCTTGGTTTGCTGCTCCGCTTCTGCCATCtggaaattcttttctttctgtgatagagatagagagagggatacatagggacagacaggcaggaaaggagagagatgagaagcatcgattcttcgttgtggctccttagttactcattgattgctttctcatatgtgccttgacctggggggggggggctacagcagaatgagttaccccttgctcaagccagcgacactgggcttcaagccagagagaccttgggctcaagccagtgaccatggggtcatctcgatgatcccaggctcaatccagtgaccctgtgctcaagctggtgagaccacactcaagccggtgacctcagggtttcaaacctgggtcctctgtgtcccagtccggtgttctatcaactgtgccaccacctggtcaggcccatctggAAATTCTTAATACATGGAAACTAGGGCCTTACATCTTCATTATGCTCTGAGCCTCTCAAGTTAGGTAGCTGGTCCTCGTCCATGCAAATTACAATTTTCAGTCTTCACCATGACACTTAGCCTTCTGAAACAGCGACACGGGGGCTCAGCCCTCTCACTCTCAGGTTCCCGTGGTCCCTTGGTCACAGCTCCCGGCCCTCTCAGCACACAGCATGCGTGCACGTCACTGCCATGAGACTGCACTGTGTGTGAAcaacttctctctttttccctaacTCAGCTATTTCCAACGTTTTTCCTCTCACGGCAGAAGTCTGCTTGGTTTCTCTGATGGTCCAGAAAGCCAGCCCCTAATCCTGGGGAACAGAAACTGCCCGCCTCCCTCCTTGGGCCATAAACTACTAAAatcctgtggcacaccaaaaaatatattttttgtttatttgacaaaaaaaaaaggtataattttgattaattctcATCGGAcagctactgttgtgttggctgttgttactttttttatttgacaatctaagtgaAAAGAGGCCAGTaatcctgactaaatagtcaggtatggcatgttttaaatttttttgcggCACACCAGCTGAAAATCTCTGCTCTAACTGGgcgttggtttttttttttttttttttttttttttttttttcatttttctgaagctggaaacggggatagacagtcagacagactcccgcatgcgcccgaccgggatccacccggcacgcccaccaggggcggtgctctgccccccagggggcgatgctctgcccatcctgggcgtcgccatattgcgaccagagccactctagcgcctgaggcagaggccacagagccatgcccagcgcccgggccatctttgctccaatggagccttggctgcgggaggggaagagagagacagagaggaaagcgcggcggaggggtggagaagcaaatgggcgcttctcctatgtgccctggccgggaatcgaacccgggtcctccgcacgctaggccgacgctctaccgctgagccaaccggccagggcctgggcgtTGGTTTTAGAGCCGTCACGGCCACTGATAGCCAGTGACAGCCTGGCTAATTCAGTATCTTTTTCCGGTCAtttccagtttatttatttatttttattttagagagaggagagaggagaggagtagGGAAGCATGAActcgtaatagttgcttcttgccttgaccaggcaagcccggggttttgaaccggtgacttcagcattccaggttgtcactttatacactgtgccatcacaggcccaTTATTTTCAGTGCAAAACTCCTTGTCTTTAGTGTGAATGCTCCATCCAATGCAGGATttgtcccttctcctttcttttccttgtctccCTGGGGCAAacatactaaaaataattatttgtttatctgaaatgtaACTGGGCATCCTTATCTTTACCTGGCAACCCTATGCAGGAGAACCCCAAACATGGGTGACCGCCTGTCCAGGAGCCTGTCTGCCCAGATTCAAATGTTTCCTCTCTCACCTTTAGTGACCATGAGTGAATCATGTGTTTGCTCTATGTTTCCATTCCCCGTTGGTAACATGGAGATGATTATACCTTATAGGATTTTTTtgatggttaaataaaatatacatgataCACTTAAAACAGTGCCCTGTGCTAGGAAAGATTTGGGTCCTGACTGGTtggttcagaggtagagcattggcctggcatgcggaaatcctgggttcaattcccggtcatctgcttctccacccctccctccctctgtctcttcctttcccacagccgtggcttgaatgaatgagttggccccaggtgctgaggatgggttcatggccttgcctctgtgctgaaatagcttggttgccaagaaatggagcagcggccctagatgggcagaacattagcccaagacgggggttgctgggtggatctagttggggcatgtgtgggagtctgtctctctgcctccctgcctctcactttataaaaaaaacaacaaaaacaggagagatttggggaacaGGTGGAACATAGAATATTTACTCTGCTCTGATCTTCCAAGCATCTTTCAAGAGGAAGATTTTGGCTCCAGGTTATGGTTTTATAGTTTCTTCAAAGAACTGACCAGAGTCTCTCAGCTGTTAGATTTACTTCCACCTGTTGGAATAACTCTAGGATTATCCCCAGAGTAATGCATCTTCCCCCGCAAGACACTGCCTGTAAACTGAATTTAATGAGTGCCTAGAAATTCCCTCACTCCCGGGAGGGAGTTCCACAGGGAGAGGAGGAGTACACAGAACGTTGAGCCATCATCTGCCTTGGAGTAGGTGTGGGAGTGCACCAAAGGCAAGCTGTGTCTCTAACttaatgagtgtgtgtgtgtctcagtcCACATGTGCAAAAACTAGCCAACAGTATGGATATCAGCAAGGGTCCCACTGAATACTCAGTGGCTTCAGAAACAGAAGCCTGTAAGGCTGAGGTAGATGAGCAGGAGGAAAGCTTACTTCCCACAATGGTGGGCTGTAAGGGGGCCTAGGGGGACAAGGGTCTATTTCAAGAGGGGCCTCAGGTCTGCAGGAGGGAGGTCCCACGTGTTCATGGACATTCTGGCTGGAGTGTGGAGATGGGTGCACAATGGGACAGAAGAATACGGGATAGAGGTAGAGCTAGGCTGTGGAAAGCTTGAGCTTTTTATGCATaatgtattttcctttctcttaactCCTCTCTGCCAGCCCTTCCGCCATTAGATCTAAACCAATGTTGTCCAGTAGAAACCTAATGTGAGCTGGCCACATAGgtagtttttaattttgtagCAGCCACAgcaaaaggggggagagaaacaggtgaaattcattctaataatgttttcttttctcccatagttctaaaatattatcatttcaacatataatcaataatatgGTAACCAAAAATATTGATGAGATCCTTTGAATTTTTTAAGTCTTTACAATTGCAGTaccagccctagctggttggctcagtgaatagagcgccagcccagagtgtggacatccaggttcgattcccagtcagaacacatatgagaagtgaccatctgcttctctcctgctctctctctcccttctctctcttctcctcccacagccagtggctcgattggtttgaatgtTGGCACGagacactgaggacggctctgttgATTCaggcatcagtcccagacaggggttgcgggtagatcctggtggggtcacatgcgggagtgtgtctctctatctcccttcctctcacctaaaaaaattgcagtgtgttttttatatttttagcacaTCTTAATTCAGACAGATGTTCACCAGTACAGTGGCAATTATATTGGACAGTAGAGAGCTAGGTCTTCAGGCCAAAGCGGATTGCCACAGAGAAGGGCAGGTATGAAATCACCCTGAGAGAATGCAGCCAAATATTTGACCTTTGGGTTCCTGGAGACTGGGTGAATCCGCAGCAGGGATCTGGGCTCCAGTGTCCTTGTGTCTTGGGAGAGTGTTGATGGTCAGACAAGTAGGTGAGGGCAGCTCATGGTCTGCACCCAGTGGGTCAGCACAAAGGGTACGGAAACAGCCAGTGCTCCTGAGACAAGGCCAAGAAAGCTGTGACAACGACAGCCTCGACTGGGCAGCAAGTTCTTGGATGCCTAAAAATTTCTCAGTCAATTCATTCCTTTGTCTTAAACCTGCCTACCACTCCACCTGCAATCCTCCCTAAAAACACAGTTAAGCTGGAAACACAAAACTATCAGGACAGAAGacaaatcagtggttgccagggaccgACGGTGGGGAACATGAAGGTCACAGGGGACATTTTGGAGTGAGAACCTTGTTTAATGTCTTGATTGTGGCAGTGGCTACTTGAGTGCATGCATCTGTCAAAGCTTGCAGAACTGTGTACTAAAAAGGCTAAATTTActgttatgtaaataaaataatttttttaaatgatgaatatGGCTGACCAACAACAAAACCTCACAATATTGGAAAGACTGAACCCTGGTTACCCCGGGGAGTGGGGCTGGCACTGGTCTGAAGAGGCACAAGAGAGCCATCTGGAATCCTGGAGGTATCTGACCATCAGGTCCAGATAGTGTGTCCATGGATGGATAAATATCTGTCAAAATTCATTGAGCTGAACTCTTTGTGTCTGTGTAATTTTGCTATACCCCAGTAGAAAAGTAAAAGggacaatcatttattttttaaaagaatgtttgttTAACTTACAAACGTCTCCCTCATCAGACTCGCTACTTTATGAAGTGCACAGGAATAGGCCTCACTCCTTTATCTGAGAGGAAAGATGAACGTCCCTCAGTTGTGGAGCTCCAGCTTTCTAACACTATcacctatggcaggggtccccaaactttttacacagggggccagttcactgtccctcagaccattggagggccagactataaaaaaaactatgaataaatccctatgcacactgcacatatcttattttaaagtaaaaaaacaaaacaggaacaaatacaatatttaaaataaagaacaagtaaatttaaatcaacaaactgatcagtatttcaatgagaactatgctcctctcactgaccaccaatgaaagaggtgccccttccgaagtgcactggggccggataaatggcctcaggaggctgcatgcggcccgcgggccttagtttggggacccctgacctatggGATGTTTAATTGGCTGCTAGGTTGGGGTGATATTCAGAATATTTAACGTCTGATGCAAAGCAGCGTGTCAAACAGAAAACCACAGGCCCAGAAGTTCAGATTCCTCCTGGAAACGGCCGTGTGCTGCGCGAAACAAACTGCTTCTCAGGTGTGCACACAGCATTTCCAGCCGCATTGGGTGTTTCCGCACTATTTTCCTGCCTGGCGCTGTAGACGACTTTGAAACTGAAGGGAGTAAGCAGGAGTAGTTCTGttggtgcctctctctctctctttttttttttttttgtatttttctgaagctggaaacggggagagacagtcagacaggcttaccgcatgcgcccgacgcccaccaggggccacgctctgcccaccagggggcgatgctctgcccctctggggcgtcgctctgccacgaccagagccactctagctcctggggcagaggccaaggagccatccccagcgcccgggccatctttgctccaatggagccttggctgcgggaggggaagagagagacagagaggaaggggggggggtggagaagcaaatgggcgcttctcctatgtggcctggccgggaatcgaacccgggtcccccgcacgccaggccgacgctctaccgctgagccaaccggccagggcctattggtgCCTCTCTTGATAGAGCGTGCAGGTTCTCTGTGAACTTCCCGTTTGCCTCTGTATGTGCTCACTCTCTTTGGGTGCTCATTGGGCCCATCTCCCATTCTTTCCTAAAGTCCCAAGCAGCTTTATAATAGCACATTGGAAACAATTACATTGAAGAGAATGCTCAGATTCCACTAGACAGCCTTAAGGCCATTCTGGGGCAGTGagtgacattttcaaacaatGCACGtccacttactctgctgtagaccccaggCTACTGGTACTCCACCTGCCATGGCCAGGTTGGTGCCCTGCTTGGGGGAAGTGAGACCCACAGGTCTCTTTACGGGGGTGGGGAGTGCACCCAAATCATCCATCCCAACAGCCAGACTCAGGCAGCTGGCTCACCTCTGTCGACCCCTGGGTGTTTGAACACCAAGAGAATCATGCCTGGCTCAGCTGCTCCGAGTCAAAGAGATTCAGCTTTCCCATCATCTGCCGGCCCTGGAGGCTGCCCAAACACGCAGGGTCAGACCACAGAAGCACGTGGCGTCCTGCCAAGTGGCAGCTTTGCTCTCTTATGGCCACTTATAGGGACATGTGGCAGTGGCTGCCATCTGGCAGGACTAGGGGAAGAGAGGTTGGGAAGAGAAGTtggagaaataaggaaaaaagaattaCCTTGTTGAAACCTTTGGTGGTCAAATTGGCCGCAAGTTCATGGCTGATCCCATCTACCCAGATAACATCCTTTTCTCCGATGGGCTCAGAGAGGAAAGCTCTCAACCTGGGAGACATGTGATCCATTTTCTGCAATAGCAGTGGAGGAAAAGGGTTAAAAAGTGGCTGGCTGCTCCCAGTGCTAGTGGATGGTGGGGGACCCCCTCAGCctacagagggacagagggaccgaGGGCAGGTTTCCTTTCAGCTTCCAGATTTATTGGGGAGTCTTAGATGCCGGGTGCCATGCCCAGCACTGAACGCGTTTTCCCATCCATTTCCACCTGGATGGACTAAGATGTGTGACGATGGACTAAGATGTGTGACGATGGCCGCAGATGAGTCCAATTAAACCCCACAAAGGGTGTGCTGATCCTAACTGCAATGATCCTTTTCAGCTCTTCCCATCCTAAATGCTTAAACGTTACTTCTCTTAGCTAATTACCCTACCTTCTTAATCATACAACATgtttcatacttttatttttaacgttTATCACACTTTATAATAGTTGGTTGTttggttgcaagtgacagaaaacaCTTAAACTGGATCAAATATTAAAGATGACAATATAACAAAAGCCCAAGAGTAAAGGTGGGTGCGGTACAGTTAGGTCACAGCTCTGTTTCTCtggttctttccattttttcctcctCGTGTTTGCTTCAATCTCGGTGTTTCCCTCATGGTGGTGAAACAGCTGCTCCAGCGCTTACATTCCCCAGCAATGGTCCCCcgaaaaaaggaggagagggaaggtgtCTCTGAGGAGTCCCAAACAGAGCCTCGTTCCATCTTGAAGGTCTGCATGGAGTCGCCATGTAAGCTCAGTGTCAGCCGTACACCCCAGTCCCAGACCTAGGAGTGGAGTTGACTTTCTCTAACCCACATGTAAGCTGGGAGTTTGAGCATAGTTATCTGAATAAAATCAGGATTATTATTCAGAATTGGTGAGATGGGTGTTAGAGCAGTAACCATAACATCCCACTATGGCCCACCCTTTTTGTGAACCAACATTCCTACACTCTCCTTCCCTTACATAATCATCAGAAATACCCATACTCAGCTAAAAAAGACTTACCCTTAACACCAGAGGGTAAAGTCCTATGATTCAGCCAGTTACTGGATTCAATGCAAGTTCATATTTTCTAAAAGATGCATCATACTCTCCATTGTGTCTGAAAGTAGCTACTGATGGAATGGTAATCTATGAATGAATTCTGAagttcaccaccaccaccatagcCAACAATGCCAAGAAAAACCCAGGATACCTGCTCTAAGCACTTCCAGAATAAAACTTCTGCATTGGATAAAGGGAGAATGGGAAACACATTCAGTTTTCATTGGTAAATAGTGCATACAATATTGAGAACATAATGGGGATTCCTTATTCTGGTAGTAAAGCAAGTTCCTCAGTCAGACGAGATGGCAGCCCCCAGGTCTGGGTTCGAGTGAGTCTCCTCGGTCTACTGTCTTGTTAACATCTGAGtgggcctgaggctgatgccTTCCAAGGAGAGTCACTGTTTTAATGCCCCACTTCTTGTAGGTACCACTTCAGAAATTACCAGGGTAGGCAATCTCAGGCCATAACTGGCCACTTTCTTTGACAATTCAGCTCCTCTAAGAATTTAATGGGTTTCTTCTATTCAAGTTCATGGGCTGGAAGTTCAAGCTGAGATGCTGACCTCCACATCCCTGATCTGGCAGCTGGTCTCTGTGCCCTACCCATTGCCCTGCTCCTCAGCCTCGTggcatcttccttcctctctgaagTGGGAGGTACCTCAAATTTgtcccttgccccccccccccagctgtatCCCAGCTGCATCTTCACAATAAGTCATACGCCTTCTTTATCAGGCTGGACATCCTTAAACAAGATGCTCGGAAGAGACTTGGGAACTGGGGTTAAATCTTTTGCTAAATCACCCAATTTATTGCCTGTATTCCAACTTTAAACAGGAAAATCAGCTTCCCAACCCAGAAGGATTTGCTCCTCAATGTCCAGTCACTTGAGACTGCAGGCCACACACAGAAAGGCTCTCTCAAAGCAAAGCTGAGTTTTCATCCCTCTTCACTCTCAAAGGGCCACCCTCCCCCTAAATATGAGTCTTCTAGGACCTCAGTGAAGACTACCAGAGGCAGTTAACATCCCAAGTATTTCCCAGGATGATGGTAGAAAGTCTGTATCCCAGGAAACAATAGGGCCACCGTACCAGCCATTTTGCTCGGCCAGGATCTCTGTCTGCCTAGTTGGAGTAAAGATGTCTTCACTGCTCTCTGCGTGCACATCCCCTCTCGGCCAGCCCACATTTAAGGTTTGCTCATTGTCATATCCTCTTAATTTATGATGCAAGCAGCAGAAAATCCAGGCCAGTTTACACAGTAGGAGGCTTTATTAGCATAAGCTACCCCAAAGTCCAGGGGTAAATCACGTGAGGCCCGATCAAGACTTCATCTTGATTGTCCTGCAACACTGTTGACTCATCCTTTCTTCATGTATTGGCTTAGCCCTCAGCTAGACTCTTCACAGAAATAATAGGGCTGCAGCAGGGCCTGCCACAGTTTTTGCAGGCTACACCCCACCCcgcaaagaaaaatattgttttctccTAGAAGCCACCAACAAACACCTTCTTCAGTTCAAATCATCATATGCCAGGCTCTAGGACGTTATCTATGGCCTAATATGAGTGTCCTACCTCtggttcagaaagtgaatctgtcACCTACAAAGCACATAGGCTAGAGGGTGGGGCACAAAATTAGGGTGTTGCCATGTTATTTATGGAAGGGGGGGTAGCTTCCCTATGCCACAAGAGAGGACGAACTTAGAAGAGCAACCCAGCGTCCACTACATATTCCCCAGTAGATCATGAGGTTCAAAGGGCCACGGCTGTTTCTAAGGGCCTTTGCTCCCCACCTAAGCCCCCACCCCAGTGTCTGGTACAGAGCCTCACACATGGTGAGCACTCGATGACATAAATGACTGAGGCGGCCATTGCTTTTAAATGCCTCTCTTCCCCAGCACTTGCCTGTCTCCACGCTCCCAATTCTCCTCTAGATGTTTCTGTAAAGTCGAGCTCCTCCATAAGCCTTCCTGCCCCTAGATGTTTTGTGACACTTCAGATGA carries:
- the BANF2 gene encoding barrier-to-autointegration factor-like protein encodes the protein MDHMSPRLRAFLSEPIGEKDVIWVDGISHELAANLTTKGFNKAYMLLGQFLLMHKNEVEFQRWLMCCCGAMECEAQESSNCLKEWCACFL